A stretch of DNA from Rattus rattus isolate New Zealand chromosome 1, Rrattus_CSIRO_v1, whole genome shotgun sequence:
GTGGCATAATGGGCCAGAGAGATGCAGAATTGTGAAGGCCAACCTTTGTTTTTCAGGTTGTCAGGTTGTAGCTCCATCAGACATGATGGATGGACGCGTTGAAGCCATCAAGGCTGCCCTGCTAAAACATGGACTTGGCAACAGGGTATAGGctgagggcagggaggggtgtgggggtggatgggaggagagagcctGGGCCAGCCCTAGGAGTATGGCTCAGTCATCAAAGCACTTGCTTGCAAAggtggagacctgagtttggatcccccaacccatgtaaaaagcaggcatggtggtgtgtgcttgCTGGCTAGCTAGCCTACCCTTGGGAAacttctaggccagtgagagaaacctgtctcaaacaaaaggtgGGTGGCAGCTGAGGAAGGATGCTGAAGTagttctctgagctccacatgcatatgcacacacatgcatcctcACATGGACCTACATAGACACAGTGAATCATAAAATTGAGAGCAATGCTGGGTGAGGACTTTAGGACCCACTTCAACCTCAGATAGAGAGATTATGCCTAGTGTTGGATGAGACTGGATTGTAAGTCCTCTACTTCCAGCCTAAGGACCTTCCCTGTCACTTTACCCCTGGGATTTGGGAGGAGCTGGCTTGGCCTAGACCTCGCTGTCTTCCCTACAGGTCTCTGTGATGAGCTATAGTGCCAAATTTGCCTCCTGTTTCTATGGTCCTTTTCGGTGAGTGGCACCAGCTGTAGTCTGTTAAATTCCTGGTCCGCTCGCCTGAAGCTGGCCCCAGCATTGTGCTATTCTCTTGCAGGGATGCAGCTCAGTCAAGCCCAGCTTTCGGAGACCGACGCTGTTATCAGCTGCCTCCTGGAGCCCGTGGCCTGGCCCTCCGAGCAGTGGTGAGTGATCAGAACTTAAGCCCCATATCCACCCACCCTGCCCTGTCCTGTCCCTGTCTCAGGCACTGCCCATACTTCACCTCATCCCTAGGCCCGGGACATTCAAGAGGGAGCTGACATACTCATGGTGAAGCCGGGATTGCCCTACCTGGATATGGTGCAGGAGGTGAAGGACAAGGTGAGCTGAGACTGGAGATGGGAGAGCTTTTCCCTACAGTGGACCCTGAATGGAGGAGCTTTTGAGTCAGTCTCTGAGCCGGAAGCAGCAGTTTGCCTCCGATCAGgagccctctcctcccttccctgcctaGGTACAGGCTTGTCTCCTCTGCCATGGCTCACAGGAGCCTTCGGACAGGTCTGGCTGGACAGTTTCTGAATGAGCTGGGCTATCAGCAGGGAGCGGTGCATCCGaatggggcagggaggaagggacggTCGCTTGAGCCCACGTGTCCTCCTCTGCAGCACCCCGAGCTCCCCCTCGCAGTATACCAGGTGTCCGGAGAGTTTGCCATGTTGTGGCACGGAGCCAAGGCTGGGGCCTTTGATCTCAGGACTGCTGTACTGGAGTCCATGACGGCCTTCCGCAGAGCCGGTAAGCAGGGGTGGGGTTTGTGACCTGTGTCACAGGGACTGATGGGCACTCTGCCCAAGGTCTGAGAAGCCTTGATTCTTGGCCTGAAAGTTCTGATCCCTAGACACGGGTAGAAAAGCGAATGTAGAATGGTGGAACAGCTGTGCAGTGGTCACAGACACAAGACCTCCATATAGCTCTTTGGTTATGAGAAGCTGGGCAAGCCACTTCTGTAAATCTCAGGGTCCTTGTCTATACCCAGTACAGATTTGTCCTGAGGAGTACCTAGATAATATGCAGTGTATGCTTATTACCCCGGTAATGGGAGCAGCTTTGGTTAATGCACTCACCATCCTGATCATTCAGGCCCCACAGCTAGGGATTTAACAGCAGACTCACCAGAGGTCCACAGAAAGCAAATTGGGCAGTGTAGCTCGTCACTGAAACCTGTGGGGTGACAAAGGGTCTGAGCTAAGTCAGCCCGGGCTGGGCGActaggcaggaggaggaaggacctCAGCTCAGAAGTGGAGGCTGTAGTGTGGTCTCAGTGCTGCACTGGACCTTGGTTTCCCCAGGCTTCCACTTGCcttgcctgcttcttcctctgcgAGTGCCACCTATCAGCAAATCAAGGCCCAGAGCAAGAGAATGACTCGTTCAATGTCTGGAGCTGGCTCCGGCCAGACTCAGCCACAGGCTGTGACACCAGGCTGTGCCTCTCCCTGGTGgtctccctctgcctgcctctcatcTCTCAACTGTGCTGGTAGCTGGTGTCCCATCCGTCCCATTTCTGTTTCCCGTATAGGTGCCGACATTATCATCACCTACTTTGCACCCCAGCTGTTGAAGTGGCTGAAGGAAGAGTGAAGGAAAGTGAAGGACTTGGTCTTGACAGAGCTCCCTGGGCCTTACAGAAGGGAAAAAGTAAATGCGCTGTTAGAactgtgccctgtgccctcttCTTGCCCACGTTGCTGGCAGGGTGCAGCACCCTGGGTGGTTTGCCAGCACGCTAGACACCCACTCACAGCTGCATCTTTCCAGGCCCTCCGAGTTTCCCACTCTGGCTCAGCCCAGAGACCCACCTCCCTACTCCGCTGAGGTGTGGCTTCAGCTTGGCAGGACACAAGAGCCTTAGGCACAGGCTTGGGGCTTTGAGACAAGAGGAGAACAGTTGGATCTTGAAACCTAGAGAGTTATTCCTTAATGAGGGTTATTCAAAACCCCGAAGCAGCAGGAATTCCTGGCCGCAGGAGATGCCAGCATCAAAGAGTCTTTATGCACAAGATAGTTTCTGAGAACCTCTGCCCAGAGCAATTTGGACATAGCAGGACGTGCAGCAGCGTGCCTCTGCAGAATTTATGCAGAGGAAGGGGAGTCAGATAAGACATAACAAAGTCGTTCTACATGTTCAGAAGGGAAGCTCCAAGACAGAAGCTGTCCCTGAGTTGAAACcttagagagacaaagagaaccaGCAGACAACATGCTCAGAGACCTGTTTGGTGGGCAGAGCTTTGGGGGCCGGGGGGCAGTCAAGGAAGATGACATTGACTGGAGGTTGGAATAGTTAGTTCCCCTACCTAGCAGGGACCCGAGGTTTTGTTTTGCATCTGAGGGCAGTCCTAGTCCTCTTACACATTTTGGGTTAGTTGGTTTAGTTTTCTC
This window harbors:
- the Alad gene encoding delta-aminolevulinic acid dehydratase, whose product is MHHQSVLHSGYFHPLLRAWQTTPSTVSATNLIYPIFVTDVPDDVQPIASLPGVARYGVNQLEEMLRPLVEAGLRCVLIFGVPSRVPKDEQGSAADSEDSPTIEAVRLLRKTFPTLLVACDVCLCPYTSHGHCGLLSENGAFLAEESRQRLAEVALAYAKAGCQVVAPSDMMDGRVEAIKAALLKHGLGNRVSVMSYSAKFASCFYGPFRDAAQSSPAFGDRRCYQLPPGARGLALRAVARDIQEGADILMVKPGLPYLDMVQEVKDKHPELPLAVYQVSGEFAMLWHGAKAGAFDLRTAVLESMTAFRRAGADIIITYFAPQLLKWLKEE